A genomic window from Candidatus Poribacteria bacterium includes:
- the rpmB gene encoding 50S ribosomal protein L28: protein MSRVCTICSKRPITGNQISKSRRHTKRRWLPNLQRVRVQTAEGPRRIRICTKCLRSGKVDKVISRMPAPV, encoded by the coding sequence ATGTCACGAGTCTGTACGATCTGTAGCAAACGTCCGATAACGGGCAACCAGATTAGTAAATCCCGGCGGCATACAAAACGACGTTGGTTGCCAAATTTGCAACGCGTCCGGGTCCAAACTGCGGAAGGACCGCGGCGGATACGCATTTGCACGAAATGTCTACGGAGCGGAAAAGTCGATAAAGTTATTTCCAGGATGCCAGCACCGGTATAG
- the recJ gene encoding single-stranded-DNA-specific exonuclease RecJ: protein MRKPSRKKWQFKNSDFDNSLILASEAGVSPFAAQLLINRGIKTAAEARSYLYPTLDELHSPFKLADMDKAVERIHQAMSRGEKICVYGDYDVDGTTATALLLNTFRQMDIPVDYYIPNRFGEGYGLSTDTVEKIHQKNRAKLLITVDCGITSVKEVALANQLGIDVIVTDHHQPEAEQPPAYALISPKIPGSEYPYTELAGVGLAFKLAQALADDTGFLESQLDLVALGTVADIAPLTGENRILSRLGLAELDKRERPGVHALCEVAGHKIDTPIDGYAISFKLGPRINAAGRMGTADKVVELFTTDSEDVAIRGASELNQANQLRRKFGDQIQEEASRIIENEIDDDTVGIVVASDKWNEAASEAWNEKEKKAVEGKEKGVVGITAGRLMNTFHRPVVILAIDGDEATGSGRCIEGMNLADSFVACTELLLKHGGHAAAAGLTLKTKNIPEFKQAFNAYAAEHLTAEDLQPKLELEFETRLSLLTLETLKELEQFEPFGKDNPSPRFGTRRVKVDGTPIVMGQEKNHLKMFVNDGTVKRCALDWGGADKRITLSRPNTSLNIAFSPQINEWQGNRSVQLILEDWEVHAEGRDRNWDVFPQLTDESSVKLVDKRNVNKKNYLLNLLAREESCIIYVRDEDMLDLLLTKLLPESIEGIARHTEATLKSEETALLNQLEAGELRTIASSSAFSSLEAFPFVKHVVFCHLAPSQDLFFKRCEAAFGTDETSYLHLIYNTTDEAEMRNWISEKYPTGDELRRFYGRIRALIQSNGTDGYPEVEILKGGFGTPSALQTGLTIFEELRFIERQGHPGSRLVKLLSGEKSDLSRSPTYLRGEWTKQTSPAFIEFQLKENIKSMWERIGHEYQILSEPNSSI, encoded by the coding sequence ATGAGAAAACCCTCTCGCAAAAAGTGGCAATTTAAAAATTCGGATTTTGATAACAGTTTAATACTGGCATCCGAAGCAGGTGTCTCCCCGTTTGCTGCACAACTGCTCATCAATCGAGGAATCAAGACGGCTGCCGAAGCGCGATCCTACCTCTACCCAACGCTTGATGAATTGCACTCCCCTTTTAAATTAGCAGACATGGATAAAGCAGTAGAACGGATACACCAAGCGATGTCACGTGGCGAGAAAATCTGCGTCTATGGTGATTACGATGTTGATGGTACAACTGCGACTGCCCTCCTCCTCAATACATTCCGCCAGATGGATATCCCCGTTGACTACTATATCCCGAATCGGTTTGGAGAGGGTTACGGATTAAGCACAGATACCGTAGAAAAGATCCACCAGAAAAACAGAGCAAAATTACTCATTACTGTAGACTGTGGTATCACATCGGTGAAAGAGGTGGCGTTGGCAAATCAACTCGGTATAGATGTTATCGTCACGGATCATCACCAGCCAGAGGCGGAACAGCCGCCGGCGTATGCCCTGATTTCACCGAAGATTCCGGGGAGTGAATACCCTTACACCGAACTCGCAGGGGTCGGTTTAGCCTTCAAATTAGCACAAGCGTTAGCAGACGATACAGGGTTTCTGGAGTCTCAGCTGGATCTGGTAGCATTGGGGACGGTCGCAGATATCGCACCGCTGACTGGCGAAAATCGCATTTTGAGCCGCTTGGGGTTAGCAGAACTTGACAAACGCGAACGCCCTGGGGTTCACGCTTTGTGCGAAGTCGCTGGTCACAAAATTGACACACCGATCGACGGATACGCTATCTCTTTCAAGTTAGGACCCCGTATCAACGCCGCTGGCCGCATGGGTACTGCGGACAAAGTGGTTGAACTTTTCACAACCGACTCTGAGGATGTCGCAATTCGGGGGGCCTCTGAACTCAATCAGGCAAATCAACTGCGAAGGAAGTTCGGAGATCAGATTCAAGAGGAGGCATCGAGGATAATTGAAAACGAGATAGATGATGATACCGTGGGGATCGTTGTTGCCAGCGACAAGTGGAACGAAGCTGCCAGCGAGGCGTGGAACGAAAAAGAAAAAAAGGCAGTAGAAGGAAAAGAAAAGGGAGTTGTCGGTATCACTGCCGGCCGTTTGATGAATACATTCCACAGACCCGTCGTTATCCTCGCAATTGACGGTGATGAAGCCACCGGCTCCGGACGGTGTATCGAAGGAATGAACCTCGCCGATAGTTTCGTTGCCTGTACCGAATTGCTCCTGAAACACGGGGGACACGCAGCAGCAGCGGGGTTAACACTCAAAACGAAAAACATTCCCGAGTTCAAGCAGGCCTTTAACGCATACGCTGCCGAGCACTTGACAGCAGAAGATTTGCAACCGAAGCTCGAGCTTGAATTTGAAACGAGGCTTTCACTTTTGACGTTAGAAACGCTAAAGGAACTGGAGCAGTTTGAACCCTTTGGAAAGGACAATCCAAGCCCGCGTTTCGGGACCCGCCGCGTCAAAGTGGATGGCACCCCGATCGTCATGGGACAAGAGAAAAACCATCTGAAAATGTTTGTTAACGACGGCACCGTGAAACGATGCGCACTTGATTGGGGCGGCGCTGATAAACGCATCACCCTGAGCCGTCCGAATACGTCACTCAATATCGCCTTCTCACCCCAAATCAACGAGTGGCAAGGCAACCGCTCCGTCCAACTGATTCTCGAAGATTGGGAGGTCCACGCCGAAGGTAGAGACAGAAACTGGGATGTATTTCCTCAACTTACTGATGAGTCCTCTGTAAAACTTGTTGACAAACGGAACGTTAACAAAAAGAATTACCTTTTAAACTTGCTTGCGCGAGAGGAATCTTGTATAATTTATGTGCGAGACGAAGATATGTTGGATCTCCTGCTTACAAAACTTTTACCGGAGAGCATCGAAGGCATCGCGCGGCACACGGAGGCGACATTAAAGTCAGAGGAAACAGCGTTATTGAACCAATTGGAAGCCGGTGAACTGCGGACAATCGCATCGAGTAGTGCTTTTTCTTCGTTGGAAGCATTTCCTTTTGTTAAACACGTCGTTTTTTGTCATCTCGCACCGAGCCAAGACCTTTTTTTTAAACGGTGTGAAGCGGCTTTTGGGACCGATGAAACCTCCTATCTCCATCTCATCTATAACACTACAGATGAAGCGGAGATGCGCAATTGGATTTCTGAAAAATATCCTACGGGTGACGAACTGCGGCGATTTTACGGGCGCATACGAGCGCTTATACAATCCAATGGCACAGATGGCTATCCTGAGGTAGAGATACTGAAAGGTGGATTTGGAACTCCGTCAGCACTTCAAACCGGACTCACTATCTTTGAGGAATTACGGTTCATTGAACGGCAGGGGCACCCCGGCAGTAGACTTGTAAAACTCTTATCGGGTGAGAAAAGCGACTTGTCTCGTTCACCCACCTACTTAAGAGGGGAATGGACGAAGCAGACGAGTCCTGCTTTTATAGAGTTTCAATTAAAAGAAAACATCAAATCTATGTGGGAGCGCATAGGACATGAGTATCAAATCCTTAGTGAACCAAATTCAAGCATATAA
- the mtnA gene encoding S-methyl-5-thioribose-1-phosphate isomerase, protein MAVSTIEWVDGRIRMIDQTLLPNEFKQIYCDDLPSVWEAIKSLRVRGAPAIGIAGALGAVIGIWDSTVNTYDAFTAELKSATDYLATSRPTAVNLFWALDRITQTAQENCHLQIPELKEVLLAEALKIIDEDKAMCRAIGQHGMALLNESDTILTHCNAGGLATSDYGTALAVMFSAHEAGKKIQVYADETRPLLQGARLTTWELMQAGIDVTLICDNMAAQVMKEGKIQCVIVGADRIAANGDTANKIGTYNVAILAEAHGIPFYVAAPTSTLDFALGTGAEIPIEQRAAEEVTEGFGKLTAPEGVKVYSPAFDVTPAALVTAIITEKGVARAPYIESLQALRDT, encoded by the coding sequence ATGGCAGTTTCAACAATTGAATGGGTGGATGGCAGAATTCGGATGATTGACCAGACGCTGTTACCCAATGAATTCAAACAGATTTATTGCGATGATCTCCCATCGGTTTGGGAAGCCATCAAATCCTTGCGTGTGCGGGGTGCGCCCGCGATCGGTATTGCGGGTGCGCTGGGTGCAGTAATTGGTATATGGGATTCCACTGTAAACACATACGATGCTTTTACCGCTGAACTTAAATCCGCGACCGATTATTTGGCGACCTCGCGACCGACAGCCGTTAATCTCTTTTGGGCATTGGACAGAATTACCCAGACAGCACAAGAGAACTGTCACCTTCAGATCCCTGAACTCAAAGAGGTCCTACTTGCTGAGGCTTTGAAGATTATTGATGAGGACAAAGCGATGTGCCGCGCCATTGGGCAGCACGGTATGGCGTTGCTAAACGAAAGTGATACAATTCTGACGCATTGCAACGCCGGTGGGTTAGCGACATCCGACTACGGCACAGCGTTAGCGGTTATGTTCAGTGCGCACGAGGCGGGTAAGAAGATCCAAGTTTACGCTGACGAGACGCGTCCCCTTTTACAAGGCGCACGTCTTACGACATGGGAGCTCATGCAAGCCGGTATCGATGTGACGCTCATCTGCGATAACATGGCAGCACAGGTCATGAAAGAAGGCAAAATCCAATGTGTGATTGTCGGTGCCGACAGGATTGCCGCAAACGGCGACACCGCAAACAAGATCGGCACCTATAATGTCGCTATCCTTGCAGAAGCACACGGCATCCCTTTTTATGTCGCAGCACCGACTTCAACCTTAGACTTCGCGCTCGGCACCGGGGCAGAAATCCCTATTGAGCAACGTGCTGCGGAAGAGGTGACAGAAGGTTTTGGGAAACTTACGGCGCCTGAAGGCGTTAAAGTCTATAGTCCTGCGTTTGATGTCACGCCCGCGGCGTTAGTTACAGCGATCATTACGGAAAAGGGTGTGGCGCGCGCCCCTTATATAGAGAGCCTACAGGCTTTGAGAGACACGTAA
- a CDS encoding glycosyltransferase family 4 protein, which translates to MKVAYITAGAAGMYCGTCIHDNMVATVLKKQGHNVSLIPTYTPTRTDEANVSLNRVFFGGINVYLQQKLSFFRHTPWTLDKLLDNPTLLNGLARFSSSTAAQDLGQLTVSMLSAEEGYQSKELEKLVKWLTEEDKPDIVYLTNSMLVGFTREIKKALDVPVICALQGEDIFLQDLIEPYRSEALTLLRERAIDPDGFVAPCDYYARFMADAYLDVPIDKIDVVPLGLNMDGHGLPVQKPEPPPFIIGYLARICPEKGLHVLVDAFRLVTGVLGADNVQLHVAGYLGKKDEPYLEELVNQIQAWDLSDSFVHHGEVTRTQKIEFLNRLHVFSVPTVYRESKGLSIIESLANGVPVIQPRHGAFPEMLDATDGGILVEPKSSEAVAAGILELLKDTDRREHLGATGKTNVHQKFNDTIIAEQLLKVFEKYT; encoded by the coding sequence ATGAAAGTTGCTTATATCACCGCAGGTGCCGCTGGCATGTACTGCGGAACCTGTATCCACGACAACATGGTCGCCACGGTCCTGAAAAAACAGGGACATAACGTTTCACTGATTCCAACGTATACCCCGACCCGAACAGATGAAGCAAACGTGAGCCTGAACCGCGTCTTTTTCGGTGGGATTAACGTCTACCTACAACAGAAACTCTCCTTTTTTAGACACACCCCGTGGACCTTAGACAAACTCCTCGACAATCCCACGCTATTGAATGGGTTGGCGCGATTCAGTAGTTCGACAGCCGCGCAAGACCTTGGACAACTTACAGTTTCCATGCTCAGCGCAGAGGAGGGGTATCAAAGCAAGGAACTGGAGAAGTTAGTCAAATGGCTCACCGAAGAAGATAAACCAGATATTGTTTACCTCACGAATTCCATGCTTGTCGGTTTCACGAGAGAAATTAAAAAAGCGTTAGATGTCCCGGTTATCTGCGCCCTTCAAGGCGAAGATATTTTTCTTCAAGATCTGATCGAGCCTTACAGATCAGAAGCATTAACCCTCCTGCGAGAACGTGCTATAGATCCCGATGGCTTCGTGGCACCTTGTGACTATTACGCCCGGTTTATGGCAGATGCTTACCTTGATGTCCCTATTGATAAGATTGATGTGGTCCCCCTCGGATTAAACATGGACGGCCACGGTTTGCCTGTCCAAAAACCGGAACCCCCGCCCTTTATTATTGGTTATTTAGCACGCATCTGCCCTGAAAAGGGGTTACACGTCTTAGTGGACGCTTTCCGTCTGGTAACAGGGGTCCTCGGGGCGGATAACGTTCAATTGCATGTTGCTGGATACCTCGGCAAGAAAGACGAACCCTATCTTGAAGAACTCGTGAACCAGATTCAGGCATGGGACTTGTCAGACAGTTTCGTGCATCACGGTGAGGTGACACGCACGCAAAAAATCGAGTTCCTCAACCGTCTCCATGTCTTTTCCGTTCCCACGGTTTACCGTGAATCCAAAGGACTGTCGATTATAGAGTCGCTCGCCAACGGCGTGCCGGTCATTCAACCGCGGCACGGCGCGTTTCCTGAGATGCTCGATGCGACTGACGGTGGCATCCTCGTTGAACCTAAATCTTCCGAAGCCGTCGCGGCAGGTATCCTCGAACTCCTTAAGGATACCGATCGGCGTGAACACCTCGGAGCAACCGGGAAAACCAATGTGCATCAGAAGTTTAACGATACAATCATCGCAGAACAACTTTTGAAGGTATTTGAAAAGTATACTTAA
- a CDS encoding bifunctional (p)ppGpp synthetase/guanosine-3',5'-bis(diphosphate) 3'-pyrophosphohydrolase: MSIKSLVNQIQAYNPDAEVELLERCYRFAQEAHEGQQRKSGEPYFTHCVKTAEILAELRLDTHTICAGLMHDVLEDTGITRQEMKIRFGANIANLVEGVTKIGQYKLGIASQTTETKSTVEHRVHRKRQAETYRKLLLATAEDMRVILIKLADRLHNMETLEFLSSEKCQRIAKETLEIYAPIAHRLGIWRIMGRLEDLAFKHLYPIEYRKIADLLNQKLTEREAYCEKMVKQIREELEKRNVFADVHGRTKHIHSIHQKIQQKGTPFSEIRDLIGLRILVKTEADCYIALGALHSKWNYHPDRLRDWIGQPKKNGYQSLHTTILDDGKPVEIQIRTYQMHKIAEDGIAAHWSYKEGLPMSQQGLSIFASYKQVLEDIQETQDSPHHFVESMKLELFQDEVYVFSPKGDLFKLPAGATAIDFAYKIHTDVGHTCVGTEVNGKVAPIRRVLENGDQVNIRTQPNGRPSRSWLSYVKTATARTKINQWFREKDKAEALELGKKLLAAELRVSYLNSRNYLNSEKLHDIAKQLKLKNLDELFVRIGNADESATQVVNLLKPEVPKPETESSEDVNGRRKPESPPAVKLENDIDLGMMRIMKCCNPIPGDQVVGYLTRGRGVSVHRSGCIRILDEPERLLTVQWNEKPSSENGTPPLPVYPVKILVECNDRPGMLGEITTAIAQYKVNIRSGKFEPSAVHHDAEASDNLTIDVTGAEQLEAVLQAIRGLKGVQRVTRES; encoded by the coding sequence ATGAGTATCAAATCCTTAGTGAACCAAATTCAAGCATATAACCCGGATGCAGAGGTTGAACTTCTGGAGCGTTGTTACCGTTTTGCGCAAGAGGCACACGAGGGACAACAGCGAAAGTCCGGGGAACCCTATTTCACGCATTGCGTCAAAACGGCTGAGATACTCGCCGAACTCCGACTGGATACACACACGATTTGCGCCGGACTCATGCACGATGTCCTCGAAGATACAGGGATCACGCGCCAAGAGATGAAGATTCGATTTGGTGCTAACATTGCCAATCTCGTCGAGGGTGTCACAAAGATCGGTCAATACAAACTCGGTATCGCCTCCCAAACTACGGAGACTAAAAGCACAGTTGAACACCGTGTCCATCGGAAACGCCAAGCCGAAACCTACCGGAAACTCCTATTAGCGACAGCGGAAGACATGCGGGTCATCCTCATTAAACTCGCGGATCGACTTCATAACATGGAAACACTGGAGTTTCTCTCGAGCGAGAAGTGCCAGAGAATTGCCAAAGAAACATTGGAAATTTATGCCCCAATCGCCCACCGGTTGGGGATTTGGCGTATCATGGGGCGCCTTGAAGACCTTGCCTTCAAGCATCTCTACCCCATCGAATACCGAAAAATTGCCGACCTCCTCAATCAGAAGCTCACGGAGCGAGAGGCTTACTGCGAGAAGATGGTTAAGCAGATTCGCGAAGAACTCGAAAAACGGAATGTTTTCGCCGATGTCCACGGTAGGACGAAGCATATCCATAGCATCCACCAGAAGATACAACAGAAAGGGACCCCCTTCAGTGAAATTCGAGACCTCATCGGTCTCCGAATTCTTGTCAAAACCGAGGCTGATTGCTATATAGCGCTCGGTGCCCTTCATAGTAAATGGAATTACCATCCGGACAGACTTCGAGATTGGATTGGGCAGCCCAAGAAAAACGGGTATCAGTCTCTCCATACCACGATTCTTGATGATGGCAAACCCGTTGAGATCCAGATTCGTACATATCAGATGCATAAGATTGCGGAAGATGGGATTGCGGCACATTGGAGTTATAAGGAAGGGTTGCCGATGAGCCAACAAGGGCTTTCCATCTTCGCGAGTTATAAGCAGGTCCTTGAAGACATACAAGAAACACAAGACAGTCCACATCATTTCGTGGAATCCATGAAATTGGAGCTCTTCCAAGATGAAGTCTATGTATTCTCGCCGAAAGGCGATCTTTTTAAGCTACCCGCTGGCGCGACGGCGATCGATTTTGCCTATAAAATTCATACGGATGTTGGGCATACCTGTGTCGGCACCGAAGTCAACGGCAAGGTTGCCCCGATTCGACGTGTGCTTGAGAATGGGGACCAAGTCAATATTCGGACCCAGCCGAATGGGAGACCGAGTCGGAGCTGGTTGTCGTATGTGAAAACCGCCACGGCACGGACAAAAATCAACCAATGGTTTCGTGAAAAGGATAAGGCTGAGGCATTGGAGTTGGGCAAGAAATTGCTCGCAGCGGAGTTACGGGTTTCCTATCTTAATTCCCGGAATTACCTCAATTCCGAGAAACTGCACGACATTGCGAAGCAACTTAAACTCAAAAATCTTGACGAACTTTTCGTCCGGATTGGGAACGCGGACGAATCTGCGACGCAGGTCGTTAATTTATTGAAACCTGAGGTGCCGAAACCGGAGACCGAGTCTTCCGAAGATGTGAACGGTAGGCGAAAACCCGAATCACCGCCGGCTGTCAAACTTGAAAACGATATAGACTTAGGGATGATGCGAATTATGAAGTGCTGTAACCCGATCCCTGGTGACCAAGTCGTCGGGTATCTCACACGGGGACGCGGGGTTTCTGTCCATAGATCCGGCTGTATCCGCATTCTCGACGAACCCGAACGGCTCTTAACTGTCCAGTGGAACGAAAAGCCATCCTCCGAAAACGGAACCCCACCCCTGCCTGTCTATCCCGTCAAAATTCTCGTTGAGTGCAACGACCGCCCCGGTATGCTCGGGGAAATCACGACTGCCATCGCACAATACAAAGTGAATATCCGTTCTGGAAAGTTTGAACCCTCCGCTGTCCATCATGATGCCGAAGCCTCTGATAACCTGACCATAGACGTAACAGGGGCAGAGCAGCTCGAGGCAGTCCTGCAAGCGATTCGGGGCTTAAAAGGGGTCCAGCGTGTCACCCGTGAGTCGTAA
- a CDS encoding DUF971 domain-containing protein: MQKFQPTRIERGRTSLEIQWKDSHHSELSYRFLREKCPCARCEATRVGKDPFHILPSGDFFQNLRLLDIQRVGRYAVRLIWNDGHRTGIYTFQFLRELSENPPEI, from the coding sequence ATGCAGAAATTCCAACCCACCCGCATTGAAAGAGGCAGGACAAGCTTAGAAATCCAATGGAAAGATTCACATCACAGTGAATTGTCCTACCGCTTCCTCCGGGAAAAATGCCCGTGTGCCCGTTGTGAGGCTACGCGAGTCGGCAAAGATCCTTTCCACATCCTACCCTCTGGCGATTTTTTTCAAAACCTACGGCTTTTGGACATTCAGCGAGTCGGACGCTACGCTGTGCGGTTGATATGGAACGACGGACACCGGACCGGAATTTACACCTTCCAATTTTTGCGTGAATTGAGCGAAAACCCACCTGAAATTTAA
- a CDS encoding RNA polymerase sigma factor — translation MSIGEACGPVSHNQELTDANDAELVVAALAGNTQAFDVLITRYRRAMLAIAQQIVRNPTDAEDVVQDAFLRAFEALPQLSDLNRFGAWLHSITRNRALRYYKSAGRYQPQEDMEPYLNRGGDTSAEDPAQIVERELTQQAIRDAIQELPDDFRVVIELYYWAEMPQKRMAEFLSVPLTTVKWRLHKAKELLKTILERQGYRADM, via the coding sequence ATGTCGATAGGCGAAGCGTGCGGACCCGTGTCACACAATCAAGAATTAACGGATGCGAATGATGCCGAGTTAGTCGTCGCTGCACTTGCGGGGAATACACAGGCGTTTGACGTCTTGATCACCCGCTACCGGCGAGCCATGCTGGCAATCGCGCAACAGATCGTGCGCAATCCTACCGATGCAGAGGATGTCGTGCAAGACGCGTTTTTGAGGGCTTTTGAAGCACTCCCACAACTCTCGGATCTGAACCGTTTTGGGGCATGGCTTCACTCAATCACCCGCAATCGTGCCCTGCGCTACTATAAGAGTGCAGGACGTTACCAACCCCAAGAAGATATGGAACCCTATTTAAACAGGGGTGGAGATACATCGGCTGAAGATCCCGCGCAGATTGTGGAACGTGAATTGACACAGCAAGCAATCAGAGACGCGATTCAGGAACTACCAGATGACTTCCGAGTGGTTATTGAACTCTATTATTGGGCAGAGATGCCCCAAAAACGGATGGCTGAATTCCTCTCCGTGCCACTGACAACCGTGAAGTGGCGACTCCATAAAGCAAAGGAACTCCTCAAAACGATTTTGGAAAGACAGGGTTACCGTGCGGATATGTAA
- a CDS encoding amidohydrolase family protein — METTDLTHHIQSIRLVDTHEHMKREIEWVENGPDILQDLFGNYVPADLVTAGVSPEAMRNLMDASQDVASRFEGIRDAWEATQFTGYGEAVSLIAKHIYGLDELTGDGLAGANNLKGLRAPGKRYHILHDLANLDHIQTDDFSWQCDPDTSGPDFFLYDLSWATFCNGQVDPSAIHAETGVEVNDLTSLKTAMAAIFAKHAPCAIAVKSQHAYNRTLDWIERSDAEAATALNAVLTKPAPEIDEATRLCLGDWCWARGVELTIEHNLPFKIHTGYYAGNDRMPVRRIPAGNMCALFARYLDAKFVLMHIAYPYNDELVALAKHYRNIWVDFCWAWSIDPYSSRDFLRRCIHAVPSNKLFAFGGDTGWPTSAMAYAIQARNEIQRALEAEIADGYLSEKQAMAFATRIMHTNQYDCFDISGTRLNIADAA; from the coding sequence ATGGAAACCACCGACCTGACACATCATATTCAATCTATTCGTCTTGTTGACACACACGAACACATGAAGCGCGAAATCGAATGGGTTGAGAACGGACCCGATATCCTCCAAGACCTATTCGGAAATTATGTGCCTGCCGACCTGGTAACAGCCGGGGTGTCTCCAGAAGCGATGCGCAACCTGATGGACGCCTCTCAAGATGTCGCATCACGGTTTGAAGGTATCCGGGACGCCTGGGAAGCGACGCAGTTTACGGGGTATGGCGAGGCGGTCAGCCTCATCGCTAAACACATCTATGGACTCGACGAACTGACAGGCGATGGGCTCGCGGGTGCCAATAATCTAAAAGGACTTCGCGCCCCCGGTAAACGTTATCACATTTTACACGACCTCGCGAATCTTGACCATATTCAAACGGACGATTTCAGTTGGCAGTGTGACCCGGACACCTCCGGTCCCGATTTTTTCCTCTACGATCTCTCGTGGGCAACATTCTGTAACGGACAAGTCGATCCAAGTGCTATTCATGCAGAAACAGGGGTCGAAGTCAACGATCTAACTTCCCTTAAGACTGCTATGGCGGCGATTTTCGCCAAGCACGCCCCGTGTGCTATCGCAGTAAAATCACAACACGCTTACAATCGAACGCTCGACTGGATTGAAAGAAGCGATGCCGAGGCTGCTACTGCGCTTAATGCTGTACTCACGAAACCGGCTCCAGAAATCGACGAAGCGACACGCCTCTGTCTGGGCGATTGGTGCTGGGCGCGCGGCGTTGAACTCACGATTGAACACAACCTCCCTTTCAAGATTCATACGGGTTATTATGCCGGCAACGATCGGATGCCAGTGCGACGTATCCCTGCGGGCAATATGTGCGCCTTATTCGCTCGGTATCTCGACGCGAAATTTGTATTGATGCACATCGCCTACCCTTATAACGATGAACTCGTCGCCCTCGCCAAACATTACCGTAATATCTGGGTCGATTTCTGCTGGGCATGGAGCATTGATCCGTATAGTTCGCGTGATTTCCTCCGCCGGTGCATCCATGCCGTCCCGTCAAATAAATTGTTCGCTTTCGGCGGTGATACGGGATGGCCGACCAGCGCGATGGCGTATGCGATTCAAGCGCGAAACGAAATTCAACGTGCCCTTGAAGCCGAGATTGCGGACGGGTACCTCTCTGAAAAACAGGCAATGGCGTTTGCAACCCGGATTATGCACACGAACCAGTACGACTGCTTCGATATAAGTGGCACTCGCTTGAACATTGCGGACGCCGCATAA
- a CDS encoding 4Fe-4S dicluster domain-containing protein, translated as MTYVICEPCIDVKDSACVDVCPVDCIHPLPDADEFEETNQLYIDPEECIDCGVCEPECPVEAIFMEEDVPEEWEEFIDINAEYFE; from the coding sequence ATGACGTATGTGATTTGTGAACCGTGTATCGACGTTAAGGACAGTGCATGCGTTGATGTATGCCCAGTCGACTGCATTCACCCTCTACCCGATGCTGACGAATTTGAGGAAACAAATCAGCTCTACATCGACCCCGAGGAGTGCATCGATTGTGGTGTATGCGAGCCCGAATGTCCCGTCGAAGCCATCTTCATGGAGGAAGATGTTCCCGAAGAATGGGAAGAGTTCATTGATATCAATGCGGAGTACTTTGAGTAA